CtttttgattgatcgatctaAACTATGTGAACATCAAATGTTGCTTCAAATTTCGAGACTGACAGAGCAAACATAGGTTTGCTCTTGTATAAGAAATCTTCttcaaaaagaaatagaattcATTACGACGAAGCGAGCGCGAAGCGCGAGCCTCAGAAGCGCGAAACGCCGAGCGGGTTCGCGCGCGAAGCGCGCAGGGGCGAAGCCCCTAGTGTTGAATAGAAATGtaatgagtgaaaaataagggttccaatttttttgaattcactATACTTCAAGCTCCGTTCACTTTTATCGTTTGTTATATTCACATATCATTGACATGCTATTCGTCTAGGTGTCGAAATCGATCGGATCACTCGATGTATAAATTTCCTACTTGTGTAACATggattttttcactcgttgttggtgaaaattaattgacaaattttcacgattcaTAAATCTCGCCAATGTTCGGTGAAATTCATTCGCTTAGAATAAAATGATGGAATCACCCAATTGGTCACTGCGTATTTATTGATCTTCGATAACGTGCGATACATGAGGAAAACAACAACATCAATTTCATCACGGTTCGCATTGATTAGTAATTCATAACTTTCAATAATTGTCGGTACTGATAATTTCGTGCCTTTTCCGCTCCACATCTCTCgtggtggaaaattttccggctGCTTTCATTAAATATGATTATTAAGTAAGCAATTTGAAGTCAGAGGTCCAGATTGTGTGACTAGAAAGGTGTATTCCAGGATTGAGCAGAATATccgtcgaaaaataaaaaagtcggGAAGACAtgagtaaattgaaaattcgtagACCATCGGTCCATGCAAATCACCTCGAGAATGGAACTATAATTCATTGTGATGAAGTTAAAGACTGTTGTCCTTACTGGTTTTTATGACAGTATCGTTGAGATCGTGATAAACTGTCACAGAAATCATGATCCAATAGCAaattacgtgaaaaataatcagcatataatttacaaatatatgtGTGGTTTATGACGTTCGGTGACCCAATCATTGGTATAGCTCGATGTTACAATTCAATGTTCCaataatacgtacatacctcgGTTTTGAATTTCCGCGCATCTTGCCGAAATTTACACCATTCGTCCTACAACACGATGCTCGTCTTATCGCCCTGATTACTGTTAGGAAACAGGTTGAGATGAGGtggagaataataattttcaatatttttacctCATAATTGATGTCACGCATTCGTTTAACGATTTCTAAAATTCTATCACTTCTGAATGCGGATACGAGTACGGTAAAAATAACAGCCGAAGCAACAAGTATGTCACACGATGCATAAAACACGTTGACTAATGGCGCATGTTTTTTATCTAAAGACATGACACAAAAAACCTTTCGTATGACGATAcaaattttccacttttttcaacgGGGATCTCTTGTGAAGTTTTTGAAACATAGCTCCaggcattaaaaaaaatctcagctTCCTATTTCTAGAATTATCTGGATTTGTATGTTCAGTTGTGacttgtaaaaaaaacttcattaaGAAAAAGATATCTGATTGAACAATTGGGGGAAAACTGATTTTTGTTGTTCAAGTCGCCGAATCGGTCGGCGTGCGCTGAACTAACTTCACCCGTTTTCAGCCCTATTTTCGCctggaaattaaaattataaataatggcGGTGGAGTTTCGGGAGGCGGGATTTTTCGTAGGAAATTTCCCGCTTTTgaagaatctttttttcgattttttatatcTGCCATAGTTTTTGAGATATTCGCAAAGACCCAAactcccgttttttttttcgctgaatTGTTCATCAGTTTTACAATTTGTTGTTCCgtcacttgaaattttttaaaaaatttctaggtATCATTCTGAATCGAATGACACCTGGATCATAATTTTCGGAGAAGATGAACAGAAATTCGTAAAAATGGTACATGTTTACTAGACATTTTATTAGCTTGGCGAGGTTCGTCAGCTCTGTTGGCTAACCGACACCGGAAGGTCACTAGGAAATAAATAGAAAGGTGGACGTTGACATACAAATTGATCATGTCTCAAGACATTGACGAATGGAGAATGGGGaataggataaaaaattttataggcCTGGCTAAGGCTTCCAACAAAGCTTCGTCGGATGTCTGAAGAAAATGCTAATGTATTCTATCCTTAAACTACTTTGCCTCATGTGACCAAAATCGTTATCGCtctataaaatcgatcgaatatgATAAATCATTACAGtagtgtataataatttaccgTAACTTCATACACAcatgattaattttattccactaATTTATATGTTTCACAAACAAACAATTTCACGAGTACTTAATTGCGGCGACCGGCTTCGATCATTTCCTAAATATCCGTTTTTGTCATATTTTTGGTTTGGACGTAACGTGACGTTTTCGGAGGTTCACCCTTTATTTTGGTCGAATGTAGATTACCGACAAGCTGCTATTCGCAGATGAGATTTAATTATTCACACAAATAGCATTCCCCGAATGGGGGATAGCGGAGTTGAATTCAATAAAACACAACCGCATAGTAAAGTGCAAAACTGACGATTCAAATTCAGCGACACTGGTTGATAAATCCAATGCGATGCTCTTGCGGTCAACCGCAATGCAGTGCGGGATAGACGTTGCGATTCGGCGAAAGGGAGGTTAGGAAAAAGGCACGAAAATACAGTCGACTGCCCATAATCCGGATTGCATTCCGTTGATAAAAACAATTCCAAGCAAATACatgaatacataaatatgtattgtATTGTACATACTTACATTGTGTGCGTAcctatacttatgtatatttttcattaatctaATATAATATGAATTCAAATTGTTTGATGGTTTTATTTGTCTGCTTCAATTATCAAACTACTGAAGTGAATCATTACAACGGTTTtagcaagtttttttttttgttatgatCTCAAGCAAATTTTTCTTGGTTCTGTTCGAAAATCCGGACTGGGTTCGGTCACAATTGATCCAGGTTATCGACGGTTctactgtacatacatacatacaatacatGCATGTACGATGAGATGAATTttcgtgagaaaaatatttaagctTACAAAGATTTGCGTTTTTTACGTTTGCATTGCCGCGATATGGAGTCAATCGTCCAAATAAGATATCATCAACCAAAATGATTCGttttttgacaaatttgaatcattggTTCTGGCAAAAATCGAAACCAAATCGTACATGGCTTCCATGCCGAAAGTCAAACAATCGATCTACCGAAAATTTGTTTggtaaagaatatttttacctCTAGGATATTTTGTGGAGAGCTGTTCGTGGAAACTAGGTTTCTACAGGATATTCCTGGATCaaattttgtaataatttgAAGCAAACTTCGATGTGGTCTTGTACAAGGCTCATAGACTGACCTCTCAcatgatttcgaaaattgaaccaCTTTGTTTCGTTGGTTTCTATGCTGTCCAATTTTGCTATTGTCGATTCTACGACTTGGTCTTATAACTGAAATGCATCTTACCATCTTACTTTATCTTAGCTGCATGCTGACGACTTTAGATTCTCGATGTGTTACATGTTGTTGTTTATAGGATGTTCCATGACCTTCTATGGCGTctaaatttcacaattttggaAACAGAGATTACTTTGACTCACAATATTCAGTTTGAATTCAGCGTCACCATCTCCAATTGGATCATCAAAATAAAATAGGCCATCATGACGCACAAACCCTGTGAAAGAGATGAATAGATGAGAATTTTGACGTTCTTCCTGACATTTATCATTCGTCTTTATCTAATCATTCAGATTGCCTCACTTTGTAGAGGTATGAATAATCCAAAGGGAAGAAATTGAAGACTGATATGTAGTGCCAATTGTGCAACAGTTGAGTGTGGAAAATGATGAACTGAAACACAAAATATCAcacggcgaaaaatttttggtatgATTTGGCGTGCAGATGCTTTGAAATAATCACAAATGTTATTTTCTCCAAGAAATCAATGACTCGATGATTACGTACCTCATTTTCGAGATCCGGCACTTCCGGGAATTTCGCCCACATCTTGGTCAGAATGGTTTTCGTCGTTCCAGCCTGAAAAGATCAATTATTGAGTCCATCGGATAGTCCGTAAGCTACAATAAGTTTCGAACCTTCTCGGATAAGGGGAAAGAATACGACTTGATTGTTTCACAGACATCTTACCTGTCGGCTGGTTTTCACAGCGCAATGAGCGATGCTAAATAATTGAAGAATACAGGCTAAGCCTGTTTGAGCTACAGTGTACGATAGGCGCGTCGGCTCgatcattatttttgtaagCAACTTCTTATTTCGAACGAAGACAAACAGAAGGTAGCTAATATACGTCATCAGGTGGAAATCTCTGATTATTATCAGAAAAATCGGACCGGAAAATAATATGACAACTCTGTTCAGCAGGCAACAAAGTTGGCGGTGCAGACCTTCGATCAAACGAACGCGGGCAGGGTAGGAGATGCGTCTCTCGCAAGACGTGAAATTCCTTTCTCTGATTCGGGAGAAATTTGGTTGTTGCGAATCTTCGGGAAGCTCGGAGAAAGTTTCTCGAGCCGATTCCatgattttgaataatttttcgttcacaaGTTTGAAACGTTCTTCGATCAAAAACAAAGTTAGCGTAAACATCAGAACAACGGCCAGAATGATCAGGTCTTCCATTAAGGCGACTATCGTCCTTAAAAGTTCCCAATCAACGTACAATAAGTAGTTCGCGACAGCCATCATCCCAGTGGTGGCGATGGTCGTTAAAATAACCGCGAtagattttttcataaatttgtcGTTCGCCTCGACGATACCGGCAATTTTAAGATCTTGACTAAAATCGTAGAGATCGTTCCCTAGGCGGACAAACTTTTTGCGTAGAATCAGAAAAGTAAGAATACTAAAAACGGTCGGCACAGAGTTAGCAAACACATTAAACTTTATTAAACGTGAAATTGATTTCGTCAAGGCCAAACTACTGAACCacttttgttctttcattAACACCACAAGTGTGTAAGTgacgtttaaaaaaattggatagaTCAAACCCAACCAACCACATCCATAGAATCGATCGTTTTCGAATTCGAACGGTGCAAGACCGCAAACTTTGAATGTATAGTAAACGAACAGCttcgaaaatccccaaagttTAATGGGGTCGAAACttcgtttaattttccttCCAACCCGACTGGCAAATCTTGATTGTTCAAAAGACCGTTCCATGGCGAATAAAACTGCCGACAATCCGACTGCTACCGGATAGAGCCAAGACTGAACTGAAGTAATACATATGGTTGAATCGATGGGTTTACTCATAAATGTATGTAGAATATTGCCTCGGTTCCATAAAATCCTATCGATCATTACCTTTTCACGAGCCCCATTACATGTTTTTCACAACGTGACACTCTATGTTCACTGGTCATCTAACAACTGAATATAATTAGATTTATGTAGTTGCATCGCATCCTTCGGGTTTCAGTCGCACAATTAATtgacattaaaaaaaataaccgcaaCTGAATAATTACGCTATTTTTTAAACACAAAGAATCGTGATTACGGATGCTGCATTAACAGATTGACCATGGGAATGAAAATCCATCAAAAATGgattttattaaatatttctAATCATTTTTTCCGGTAACCAAATCATCACTTtggtaaaaacaaaatttagtCTATTCCGGAGGTAAAAGCAGACAGCGATATTAGTATTCGATGGTTCAAAAATACGGAAAATTGTAACATCGAATGACTCaggattgaaatttgattttcgttgAATTATAACCGATAACCTTATTGTAAGAATTTGGAATTCTGTCTTCATCGGTCCATATGTGTTTCGAGTCTTATCGTGCGGAACAGCTTTtgcgaaattttcgtcgaatacCAAACAATTCCCGTGCGCCACGTGATCGGTGAAGATCtataaaaatatgcaaattcGACCCTGAAAGTTTCATCTCATAACCCCACCTCTTGTCTAAAGTGGATTGAAAAAGTCGATGGCAGTAATTGAACTTATCGATAGAAAGGCCGTGTTCCTTAATATGCACGGAGAGAAGTTTACGACCGAGCTTATGACCCTCGTAAAAATATAGATAGTAACGATTACCGGAAGGCGTAGTAGAAAAAACTCATTAGGAATATGCGCCCAAGTTGTCAATGTTGTTCGAAGAAACGGGATACAATATAGTTGGTGCGTATGTACATTTAAATTATTGGTAATATGCCCGAAATGTTGGAGTAGTTTTCTGGTCGATATATTGTGCCGTGAACATCACGTATGTTCTCTATGCGTAAAGTGAATTGATATTGCATTTCGTTAATTGGGTAAGACTTCCCAATAGCCCCAAACCCAATGTTAATAAAATCGCGTTACTAAAAGGGcgtatcagaaaaaaaaaattctctaattAACTTCAATGTGAGTAAAATACATGATTCTGTAggaaaaccgagaaaaaaccATTTTTTGTGATACGCCCTTTGGCTATAAGAAACAAAATTCTTACGGTCAAAAGGGcgtacaacttttttttattagcaaTGATTACTAGGCCCAAAACAAgagataaatattataaaagtAGTAAAAATACTCCTCAAACGTACTCCTCAACTcaatttagttgaaaaaacatttatttaaatgagaaaaaaaattttcgctgatACGATTCCAATTCGATCTATAATTCATTCCATTAATAAATTCTGATCGATTATACCTGATCACGCAAACTACGACAACATTgtacagaagaaaaataaaaataagctTTTTTTACT
The sequence above is a segment of the Athalia rosae chromosome 5, iyAthRosa1.1, whole genome shotgun sequence genome. Coding sequences within it:
- the LOC112694831 gene encoding uncharacterized protein LOC112694831, with product MDPSTDLVYLKKILMSSHAHYENPHTEAMTAGTTKTILTKMWAKFPEVPDLENEFIIFHTQLLHNWHYISVFNFFPLDYSYLYKGLCVMMAYFILMIQLEMVTLNSN